The sequence TTAGTAGTTCTTGTTATCATAGAAGATACTCCAAACTTATCATACTCGCTATGAGAAAATTCTTGAGACTTTCTAAAAATATCATTTCTTATATCTCTAGTTACACTGGTAGATATTTTTGAAGAACAATATCCAAGTAAAATTGTTCCCATAACACCTACGATTGATATAATCACAATTATAATGCCCATTTTCTTTACATAGGGTATATTATTGTGTACTATCCCATTATCAATTACCTTTGCCATTATTGTTGGAATTCCAAGTTCCACTAATGCAAAGCCCAAAACTGATATTACATCTAAAGCAATAAGCAATTTATATTTCTTCAAATACTTTAAAATTAATTTCATGTTCTTCTAACTCCTTATGTGATTTTTCTCACTAGACTTAATATATATCTAGACTCTAAATAGGTTGTAAGCTTACTTTTCTCCTGTTATTATATAAGCATAAGGTATACGGTAACCGTATAGTCAATAGGAGTTGTAAATTAATATGAGTGAAAATATAAACAAATATTTTAATACAGGAGAATTTGCTAAGTTATGTAATATAAAAAAGCAAACTCTCTTCCACTATGATGATATTGGACTTTTTTCACCGGAAATAAAAACTGAGAATGGATACAGATATTATTCAGTTCAACAATTTGAAGTATTTAATGTTATTCTTGCACTTAAAGAACTTAAAATGCCATTAAAAGAAATTAAGGAATATATGGATAACAGAACACCTGAATCATTAATCGATCTATTTGAACATAAAATAAATGAAGTAAGTAAAGAAATTGAACATCTAACTGCAATACAAAAATATATGAAAACAAAAATTGCTATTACCAAAAAAGCTTGTTCAATAGATTTAAATAAAATAACTTTAGAATTGCTAAAAGAAGAGAAACTTGTGTTGAGTCGTTCTATTAATAATCTAAGTTACAAAGATTATTTAAAAGCTGTGGCTGAACATATGGACTACTGCAATACTCACCATTTAGATACTGGTCATTCTATCTGTGCAATGATAAGCAAAGAAAATATTCTCAAGGGAGTGAATGAAAACTACTCTCATATATATACTAAATTAACCTCTAATAAAAACATTAAGGGTAAAACTGTATATACTAAGCCTAAAGGTCTTTATGCAATTGCTTACCATAAAGGAAGTTATACTACTATAGATACAACCTATCAAAAAATATTAAAATATTTGGATGAAGCCAGCTTAACTATGGGCAACTTTGCCTATGAAGAATGTATATTGGATGAGACAACTAAGAATGGGTATGATAACTATGTAACTCAGATTTCCGTTGAAATTCATGAGCATGTTACTGTATAATCTAAATTATATAATTTCTATATTTAGGCATCTGAAGTATATAGGTTTATACGCTAATCTATTTGTATTTGTTATTTATTTTCAGGCGCCTTAACTAAAATGGGAGGTAGATATTTTACATGAAATTTTTAAAGTATATGCTTATATTTATACCTATAAGCCTAATAGCTAAATTTATGAATGCTTCTCCATCATTAATGTTTGTGCTAGCAGCATTATCAATAATACCGTTAGCTGGTCTTATGGGAGAAGGAACAGAAGAGATTTCATTTTATTCTGGTCCTAAAATAGGTGGATTTTTAAATGGAACATTTGGAAATGCCACAGAACTTATAATATCATTTTTTGCTCTTAAAGAAGGACTTTTCGAGGTTGTTAAATCATCCGTTGCTGGTTCAGTAATAGGAAATGTATTATTAGTATTAGGTGCAAGCATGCTTGCTGGAGGTTTAAAACATAAGACTCAGTATTTTAATAAAAAAGTTGTTGAAGTATCTTCAAGTATGCTATTATTCGCAGTTGTAGGATTATGTATACCCGCATTGTTTACTCATACAGTTGATCCTAAACTTTTAAACACAAGATATGAAGGGTTAAGCATATTTGTAGCTATAATTATGATCACTATATACATCCTAAGCTTAGTATTTTCTTTCTTTACTCACAAGGAAATTTATGCTACTGCTTCTGAAGAAGAAAACACAGCTACTGCTAAATGGTCACTTAAAAAGGCTATCTTAGTTTTAGTCGTTGCTACAATATTAATAGCAATAGAAAGTGAATTCTTGGTAAGTGGTATTGAACCACTTACTAAAACTTTAGGACTTAGTGAATTCTTTGTTGGAATAATTTTAATTCCTATAATAGGAAATGCAGCTGAACATAGTACAGGAATTGTTATGGCTATGAAGAACAAGATGGATGTTGCCATTGAGATAGCAATAGGTTCAAGCTTACAAATCATCTTATTCGTAACTCCTGTATTAATATTCTTAAGTTTATTCTTTACTCCTATGAGTATTGAATTTAACCAATTTGAATTAATTGCATTAATAGTTGCAGTGTTAATAGTCAACCGAGTATCCAGTGATGGAGAATCTAACTGGCTTGAAGGAGTTCAACTTCTTGCAGTATATTCGATAATTGCAGCTTGTTTCTTTATACTATAAAAAACTCATAATTTTATTAAGACATCTAATTTTAGTGATTAGATGTCTTTTTTCATTAATAATTATAATTTCGCCCTAAATAGTTATCAAAAGATAGTTGTCATTTGATAACTATCTTGTTATAATTATTTTATTCCAATAATGATTATCAGAGGAGATTTATTATGAATAAAGAAGATTCTAGAAAATTGATATTAAATATGGTTAACTTTTATACTCTTTTCAATGTTGAATTTATGGACCTTATACCTGACCTTAGTAACTCTGAAATAAGCCCTTTACTTTCAAAAATAATAAATTATATACATTTAGAAGGAACAACTACTTCATCAAATTTAAGCAAAAAATTAAATATTTCTGTACCCAATATAAGTAGAAGCATAAATACGTTATACTCTCTTGGTTACATAATTAAAACTCAAGATAAAAAAGATAGAAGAATTATTTATCTATCTTTATCAAATAAAGCTTTAGATTTAATTGCAACTGTTATCTCCAAATCAGAGAAAATATTCTTAGAGAGATTTAAAGTTCTTACCACAGATGAAATACACGATATGTATGAATCCTTCTATAAAATACAAAATTTACTTATAAAAATGCGTGAACTAAATAGTAAAAAATAACAAATTACAATGGAGTTGATTTTAATGATCTCAAAAACTATAAAATCCAAATTAATAGTATTAATAAGCATGCTACTATTGCTTGTAAGTTCTGGCCTAGGAATTGTATCTTATATTAATGCATCTAATGCTTTAGTATCTAATATAAAAAAGACACTTCCTCAAATAGCTACTCAAGCATCTAATACTGTGCAATCTAATTTAGATAGACATTTAAATTCTATGGAAATAATTGCTCAAGTCATATCAAATTCAAAAAGTACACCATCCCAAATCATGAATTTACTACAAGGTGAAGCTAAAAGAAATGGTAGCATACGAATGGGTTACTCAGATATCAATGGTAATATTACTTATACCGATGGACAACAAGCTAATATAAAAGATACTACCTATTTCAAAAAATCTATTTCTGGTGAAAACTTTGTAGATGATCCTGTAGTTAACGAACAAAAAACTGCTATGTCCATGGCGTACTCTGTTCCTATAAAGAATGGCTCTTCAGTAATTGGGGTTTTAGTTACTATAAGAGATGGTATGGAATTAAGCGATATGATTAAAAAAATAGCCTTTGGTAAAACAGGAAGTGCATATATGATTAATAGTGAAAGTTACAGTATTGCTTATATGGATTCAAGTATGCCACTAAATAGATATAATTCAATAAAAGAAGCAGAAAAAAATCCAAAGCTTAAGGCCATTGCAGATATGCAAAAAAGAATGATAGCAGGTGAAACTGGCTTAAATTCTTATACTTTCAATGGCAAGGAAGCTTATGGTGGTTTTGCTCCTGTAAAAAATGAAAAATGGTCCATAGTTGTTATTTTAGATAAATCAGAGCTTTTATCAGAGCTTAATTCATTAAAGATTTCTATTACTATATCATCATTAGCATTCTTGCTTGTTGGGATTATAATTATTTATATAATTGCACATAAATTATCTACTAGAATTAAATATTCATCAAAAACATTAAATGTATTATCTACAGGAGATTTTACAAGTGAAATCAGTGAAAAACAATTAAACTACAAGGATGAAATTGGTGATATGGCTAATTCCATGAGTACAATGCAAAGTTCTATTAAGAATATGCTTAAAGTATCCAAAAATAGTTCAATTGTTATAGGAAATGATGCCAATAATTTATCTAATATCTCTCAACAGATGGCCTCTTCCTCTAATAATGTATCTGTATCAATCCAGGAAGTTGCTAGTGGAGTAAGCTCTCAAGCTGATGACCTAATTGAAATCACCTCAATATTAGCAGACTTTAGCAATAAATTAGAAAATATAGTATACAATATAAAAGATATAGACGAAAACATATTATCTATGAATGGACTTGCAAATGATAGTAATGCTAATATGAAATTGCTGATGGAAGCAGTAAATGGAATAACTAATTCTTTTATGAGTTTATCTGGTCAGATTCTTGACTTCAACAATAATATAAAAGAAGTAAATAATATAGTTACAATAATTAATTCAATTGCAGATCAAACTAATTTATTAGCATTAAATGCTTCAATAGAAGCTGCAAATGCAGGTGAAGCTGGTAAAGGCTTTGCTGTTGTTGCAAATGAAGTTAGAGCTCTAGCAGAACAAACTAAGGTTTCATCACAGCATATTACCAAATTAATTTCAGATCTCTCAATAGGAACTTCTAGTATTACCCAAAATACCAATACTATGAAAATTGAACTAGAAGAACAAGGTAACATTATTGATGAAACAATAAATTCCTTTGAAAAAATTCTTAACTCAATTAGAGTTATGCTCCCTAAAGTGCAATCTATAAATTCATCTGCTGTAGAAGTTGAAAAGGAGAAAGATATTATATTAAATAAAATTGAAAACGCTTCTGCCATAGCTGAAGAAATATCAGCCTCCTCCCAAGAAATAACTGCATCGACAGATGAGATGAATAATTTATCTGGTAAAGTAGC comes from Clostridium sp. TW13 and encodes:
- a CDS encoding methyl-accepting chemotaxis protein; this encodes MISKTIKSKLIVLISMLLLLVSSGLGIVSYINASNALVSNIKKTLPQIATQASNTVQSNLDRHLNSMEIIAQVISNSKSTPSQIMNLLQGEAKRNGSIRMGYSDINGNITYTDGQQANIKDTTYFKKSISGENFVDDPVVNEQKTAMSMAYSVPIKNGSSVIGVLVTIRDGMELSDMIKKIAFGKTGSAYMINSESYSIAYMDSSMPLNRYNSIKEAEKNPKLKAIADMQKRMIAGETGLNSYTFNGKEAYGGFAPVKNEKWSIVVILDKSELLSELNSLKISITISSLAFLLVGIIIIYIIAHKLSTRIKYSSKTLNVLSTGDFTSEISEKQLNYKDEIGDMANSMSTMQSSIKNMLKVSKNSSIVIGNDANNLSNISQQMASSSNNVSVSIQEVASGVSSQADDLIEITSILADFSNKLENIVYNIKDIDENILSMNGLANDSNANMKLLMEAVNGITNSFMSLSGQILDFNNNIKEVNNIVTIINSIADQTNLLALNASIEAANAGEAGKGFAVVANEVRALAEQTKVSSQHITKLISDLSIGTSSITQNTNTMKIELEEQGNIIDETINSFEKILNSIRVMLPKVQSINSSAVEVEKEKDIILNKIENASAIAEEISASSQEITASTDEMNNLSGKVASTAITLDDTIQNMIEQQNKFKI
- the cax gene encoding calcium/proton exchanger, translating into MKFLKYMLIFIPISLIAKFMNASPSLMFVLAALSIIPLAGLMGEGTEEISFYSGPKIGGFLNGTFGNATELIISFFALKEGLFEVVKSSVAGSVIGNVLLVLGASMLAGGLKHKTQYFNKKVVEVSSSMLLFAVVGLCIPALFTHTVDPKLLNTRYEGLSIFVAIIMITIYILSLVFSFFTHKEIYATASEEENTATAKWSLKKAILVLVVATILIAIESEFLVSGIEPLTKTLGLSEFFVGIILIPIIGNAAEHSTGIVMAMKNKMDVAIEIAIGSSLQIILFVTPVLIFLSLFFTPMSIEFNQFELIALIVAVLIVNRVSSDGESNWLEGVQLLAVYSIIAACFFIL
- a CDS encoding MarR family winged helix-turn-helix transcriptional regulator — encoded protein: MNKEDSRKLILNMVNFYTLFNVEFMDLIPDLSNSEISPLLSKIINYIHLEGTTTSSNLSKKLNISVPNISRSINTLYSLGYIIKTQDKKDRRIIYLSLSNKALDLIATVISKSEKIFLERFKVLTTDEIHDMYESFYKIQNLLIKMRELNSKK
- a CDS encoding MerR family transcriptional regulator; this translates as MSENINKYFNTGEFAKLCNIKKQTLFHYDDIGLFSPEIKTENGYRYYSVQQFEVFNVILALKELKMPLKEIKEYMDNRTPESLIDLFEHKINEVSKEIEHLTAIQKYMKTKIAITKKACSIDLNKITLELLKEEKLVLSRSINNLSYKDYLKAVAEHMDYCNTHHLDTGHSICAMISKENILKGVNENYSHIYTKLTSNKNIKGKTVYTKPKGLYAIAYHKGSYTTIDTTYQKILKYLDEASLTMGNFAYEECILDETTKNGYDNYVTQISVEIHEHVTV